Part of the Verrucomicrobiota bacterium genome, GTCTCGATCGGGACGAGGCCACCAGGGATCTTGAAGCTAAGGCAGCGGCTCCGAATCGTATCCAAAAGATCATTGGGCCGGGCGCTAATCAGAATAAGGTTGGTATCAGCAGGCGGCTCCTCGAGGGTTTTCAAAAAGGCATTCGAAGCCTGAAGGTTCATTCGATCAGCTTCGACAATGATACCCACCTTCCGGCCACCCTGGTTTGCCGTGTGGCTGACGACCTTTACCAGATCGCGGATTGGCTCGACTCCGATTTGCCGCATGCGGTTTATCGGGCGAATGATCCGACAGTCCGGGTGCTTTGCTGGCGAGCCGCTTGTCCCTAGAATTTCACCAGCAAGCTTCTCCGTTACTTTCTCCAACGAGTTTAGTATCGGTCCATGAAGAAGCACAGCATGCCCCAACCTTCCCTTTCTAAAGGTCTCTAGAGGAATCCCGGCGGGATCCCAGTGATCCTTCTTCGCTTCAACCATTCCGGAAGAAACGCTCTTGAGTTTCTTCCCAAATCTCGTCCTCGATCAACTCCTTCGATTGGGTTCCATCGAACACCGAGTAGCGGCCCGGTAGGGATTTTGCGAGAAGAAGATACCCTTCGCGAACGGCTCGGTAGAAACCAATGTTTTCAGCCTCCATTCGATCCGGCAAGTCGCTCACCCGGTGACGAATACGTTCGATCCCGATTTCAGCGGGGATATCGAGAATAATCGTCCAATCCGGCATAAAATTTCCTACTGCAAACCGATTGATCACCGTGACGGGCTCCTTGGAGAGCTGGCGAGCTACCCCCTGATAGACGGTTGTCGAATCGAGAAAACGATCACAAATGATGATCTTGCCCTCATCGATCGCCGGGAGGATCTTTTCCCTAACGAGTTGCGCTCTGGCAGCCGCGAAAAGGAGTAGCTCCGCCTCAGGCACCATGCCCGAGCCACTGTTTGAATGTTTGAGAAGATGCCGAATTTCCTCACCGAGATCCGTTCCTCCCGGTTCGCGGGTGACTTCCACATCATAACCAGCATCCTCAAGTTTACTCGACAGAAGACTGATCTGGGTCGTCTTACCACTTCCCTCAGATCCCTCAAAAGAGATCAACAAGCCGTTTCGTTCCGGGACATTTTTCGACATCCCTACTTTTTATTCTGCCTGACCGACGGTTGACGAGACCCAAAACCACGAATTTACGGTCAAACGATCCCCCTCGCTTCACGCCCACAGCGAAAACGCACCCTCAAGATGTTCAAGGTCATGTTCTAAGAAGGGAGCGTCGCAAATTCCGTATTTTGCAAAAAGGCCCCTATGGCCCCCAAAGAGGGGCTTTCGGCTGACCTCACGTAATACCCCGAAAACGCACAACCGATCACCAAAGCTGAGTCTGGCGACAATCCGAGAAGCCGTGCAGCCACAAACCCGGCGTTGAAGTGGTCACCGCCGCCCGTCGTAATTGTGGGATCTGCGGTGAAAAAGCCATCGGTGTAAAAAGTGTCCTCTTTCGTCGCACACGCAGCACAATCCAGCGGATGGACAACCACGCAATCTACTCCGATCTCGGAACGAATGGAACGCGCCATCCCCCGAATGTCTTCCTCGTTGCCGTGTCCGCTCGGAAGGCCCAAAACACGCGAAACATGCTGAGCTTCACTCAAATTCAATCCGAGAGTAGTGGAACCAAAAGCGCAGAAGCGTCCCAAGAGACGAAGGACGCCTACCAGGTCACCATCAGAGCGTTTGGCGGGGTCTGCCAAATCGAAAAAGAAGCTCCGGTGGTCACGGGGACCTAAATTCGGATAGACCTGGTCGATCAGACTCTGCAAAAACCCGGTGAGGAACGGCAGCATCGTCCAGTTGACTACAGCGAACAAATCCGTCCGAGAAAGCAGGTCGAAAAACGCACCTTCTCCCATTTTTTCCAGCACTTTTGAGTAGGTAACCTCCTCGAGAGAATCCATCAAACCCAGCATCACCTTGCCATCTTTAAACTCCAACGCATACGTCACACCGGGTTCAGCCAAAGACACCGCATCGGTTTTCGCTGCCATATCTTTAAATACCGGATGGATTTCCGGAATCCCCAGAGCCCCTACGTAACGCGTTGGGAAACCCGCAGCAAGAACGGCGTTGGCAAGTATGGGTCCGTTTCCACCCAGTTTCTCAGTGATCTTTCCCATCTCGATGTTTGTGCTCTTGCCCGCAGCAGCCACGATGCGATTCCCAAAAGCGGCCATCTCACGAATCGGTTCATAGTTGTCACCGGGACCAAATCGCCGATCCACCGGATTGATGATGGTATCGACGAAACCATCGAGACCGACCAACACACTTCTTGTGGATGCCTCACTCGCTTTTGCCGAGAGCTCTTGAATCGCTGCGGTTTTCTTATCCATCCGCCGAAGGAAAAGACTTCCGCGACATGGATCAAATCATTTTCAGTCGCGCCTTTCTTCAGGGTG contains:
- a CDS encoding carbohydrate kinase family protein, whose protein sequence is MDKKTAAIQELSAKASEASTRSVLVGLDGFVDTIINPVDRRFGPGDNYEPIREMAAFGNRIVAAAGKSTNIEMGKITEKLGGNGPILANAVLAAGFPTRYVGALGIPEIHPVFKDMAAKTDAVSLAEPGVTYALEFKDGKVMLGLMDSLEEVTYSKVLEKMGEGAFFDLLSRTDLFAVVNWTMLPFLTGFLQSLIDQVYPNLGPRDHRSFFFDLADPAKRSDGDLVGVLRLLGRFCAFGSTTLGLNLSEAQHVSRVLGLPSGHGNEEDIRGMARSIRSEIGVDCVVVHPLDCAACATKEDTFYTDGFFTADPTITTGGGDHFNAGFVAARLLGLSPDSALVIGCAFSGYYVRSAESPSLGAIGAFLQNTEFATLPS
- the tmk gene encoding dTMP kinase, with the protein product MSKNVPERNGLLISFEGSEGSGKTTQISLLSSKLEDAGYDVEVTREPGGTDLGEEIRHLLKHSNSGSGMVPEAELLLFAAARAQLVREKILPAIDEGKIIICDRFLDSTTVYQGVARQLSKEPVTVINRFAVGNFMPDWTIILDIPAEIGIERIRHRVSDLPDRMEAENIGFYRAVREGYLLLAKSLPGRYSVFDGTQSKELIEDEIWEETQERFFRNG